From Caretta caretta isolate rCarCar2 chromosome 3, rCarCar1.hap1, whole genome shotgun sequence, a single genomic window includes:
- the DRC5 gene encoding dynein regulatory complex subunit 5, which yields MQEPVSGDMNVASPTLKTSVVNPAANPRRMRRIIAEDPEWSLAIVPQLSELCLQHIVSNFEKNPVVDYLRPEHQRKVLDRISTGLPLTVTANLISDEGYWKRCCTERWAVCDVSRYGGSWKRMFFERHLENILKYFIPNATDPSQVLEVIPLCKEYVRKLEIDQFLPPVKLDQNKEEDDMSDSGSDVGVDEFCMHHYDLGVLTAALSHLEELHLTYGVKDCGMNFEWSLFDFTYQDCCSLANAFKKCHTLKVFKLCRSKVDDEKSRMLIRNLLDHPCLVELDLSHNLIRDRGARAIGKLINHSKLEILNLCNNRIRAPGAQAIAHALAKNSTLTSLNLRINCIEDEGGQAIGHALLTNATLTSIHLGGNELSEPTATLFSQVLAQNTALTSINLACNHIGLDGGKQLLEGMSDNKTVTEFDLRLAEVGQESEYLINQALKANQEIARLKTFHQSNSLEEKSPDVD from the exons ATGCAGGAGCCAGTTTCTGGAGACATGAATGTGGCCTCTCCCACATTGAAAACATCAGTGGTGAACCCTGCAGCCAACCCCCGACGTATGCGACGGATCATTGCTGAGGATCCTGAGTGGTCCCTGGCCATTGTTCCACAACTCAGTGAGCTCTGCCTCCAGCACATCGTCAGCAACTTTGAAA AGAATCCTGTTGTGGACTATCTCCGGCCAGAGCACCAAAGGAAGGTGCTGGACAGGATTTCCACAGGCCTGCCCCTCACAGTGACCGCCAACCTGATCAGTGACGAAGGCTACTGGAAGAGGTGCTGTACTGAGCGATGGGCGGTGTGTGATGTCTCCCGCTACGGGGGCAGCTGGAAGCGGATGTTCTTTGAACGCCACCTGGAGAACATCCTGAAGTACTTCATCCCTAACGCAACCGACCCCAGTCAAGTCCTGGAGGTCATCCCACTTTGCAAGGAGTATGTGAGGAAGCTGGAAATCGATCAGTTCCTCCCACCAGTGAAGCTGGATCAGAATAAGGAAGAGGATGACATGTCCGATTCTGGGAGTGATGTTGGGGTCGATGAATTCTGCATGCATCACTATGACCTAGGAGTGCTCACTGCTGCCCTCTCTCACCTAGAAGAGCTGCATCTGACGTATGGTGTGAAAGACTGTGGCATGAACTTCGAGTGGAGCCTCTTTGACTTTACGTATCAGGACTGTTGCTCTCTGGCCAATGCTTTCAAGAAGTGCCACACCTtgaaa GTCTTCAAGCTGTGCCGGAGCAAAGTGGATGACGAAAAGAGCCGGATGCTGATACGGAATTTGTTAGATCACCCATGCTTGGTGGAGCTGGACTTGTCCCACAATCTAATCAGGGACCGGGGAGCACGAGCCATTGGCAAACTGATCAACCACAGCAAGCTAGAAATTCTCAACCTGTGTAATAACCGGATCcgggccccaggagcccaggctATTGCTCATGCCCTAGCCAAGAATTCTACGCTGACCTCTCTGAACCTGCGCATCAACTGCATTGAGGATGAGGGTGGCCAGGCAATAGGCCATGCCCTGCTGACTAATGCCACCTTGACATCTATCCATCTGGGAGGCAATGAGTTGTCAGAGCCGACAGCTACGCTTTTCTCCCAGGTCCTTGCTCAGAACACAGCTCTGACTAGCATCAACCTTGCATGCAACCACATAGGGCTG GATGGTGGGAAGCAGCTGCTGGAAGGAATGTCAGATAACAAGACCGTGACTGAATTTGACCTGCGGCTGGCAGAGGTGGGGCAAGAGAGCGAGTAC